In Bacteroides cellulosilyticus, the genomic stretch AGATGCCGTACATGCAGCTGCCGAAGCGTCACGGGGTTCGTTCGGAATATTGGGAGCATCAAAGTCCCAATACGGTACAAGGTCTTCCGGCAGGTTCGGATTATTGAAGATAAAGTTATAAATCTTTTCAGCCATATCAAGATACTTCTGATCGTGGGTATAACGGTAACACATGGTGTATCCGTAAATGGCCCATGCCTGTCCGCGTGCCCAGGCGGATTCGTCAGCATACCCCTGTGCAGTTTGTTTCTTACGTACCTCACCGGTTACGGGATCATAATCCACTACGTGATAACAGCTGTTATTGGCACGGAAATGATTTTTCATGGTGGCATCGGCATGTTTCACGGCAATATTATAATAAGTAGAATCGCCTGAAAGCTTGGAAGCTTCGAACAACAGTTCCAGATTCATCATATTATCTATGATAACCGGACATTTCCAACCACGTTCTGCCTGCCAGCCTTTATCGGCATCCCAGGACTGAAGTACGCCTGCCGCCGGACGGAAACGGGTAGAAAGAGACTTAGCCGTCTGAATAATCACAGGCTTGTATTCTTCTTTACCGGCAAAACGATATCCGTTCAGGTAACTGCTGCCAATCATAAAGCCCACATCATGATGCCAGGTCAGGTATTGCACGGAATCCAGCGCTTCTGTATACTTCTCAGCTAGCGGCAACCATTTCTTATCACCGGTCAACTCATACGTATACCAGATATTACCGGGGAAGAAACCGGAACACCAGTCATCAATGGGTACATAAACAATGCTACCATCTTTGTTGATAGTTCTTGGATTCAGAATTTTCCCTGACTTTTCGATAATGTCGGTCTGAATGGTCTCCTGCGCCACCGCATTATCAATATTCTCTTGGATAAAGTTGCTCTCGGTCTGCTTCTGACTTGTGCAACCCGCCAAAACAAGGAGGGATATTCCCAATGTCGTGAGGATTGTTTTCATAATAATGATTTGTTTATTAAAGTTTCGTATTCTTTCGTCAGCAAAAGTAGCGCAGGTTTACAGAAAAGACCCTCCTAAATTATACAGGAAAAGGGCAAAATTGTTACATTTGCACATAAATCATACAGATTGAACTTTTTAATCATATTGAAAACATGACTCCACAAGAATTTTTCAAGAAAGATCTCTTTGCAGAACAAACCGGCGTAGAACTACTGGAAGTACGCGAAGGATATAGTAAAGCACGCCTCGTTATCACAGAGAATCACCTCAACGCAGGACGCCGCACCCAAGGCGGAGCCATCTTCACTCTTGCAGACCTGGCACTGGCCGCCGCTGCCAATTCACATGGTGCACTGGCTTTCTCCCTGTCTTCCAATATCACCTTTTTGCGCGCCAGCGGACCGGGTGACACGCTGTATGCCGAAGCACGCGAACGGTACATCGGACGTACTACCGGATATTATCAGATAGATATTACGAACCAGGACGGAAAACTGATTGCTACATTCGAGTCCAGCGTATTCAGAAAAGGGGATCCGCTGC encodes the following:
- a CDS encoding glycoside hydrolase family 88 protein; the encoded protein is MKTILTTLGISLLVLAGCTSQKQTESNFIQENIDNAVAQETIQTDIIEKSGKILNPRTINKDGSIVYVPIDDWCSGFFPGNIWYTYELTGDKKWLPLAEKYTEALDSVQYLTWHHDVGFMIGSSYLNGYRFAGKEEYKPVIIQTAKSLSTRFRPAAGVLQSWDADKGWQAERGWKCPVIIDNMMNLELLFEASKLSGDSTYYNIAVKHADATMKNHFRANNSCYHVVDYDPVTGEVRKKQTAQGYADESAWARGQAWAIYGYTMCYRYTHDQKYLDMAEKIYNFIFNNPNLPEDLVPYWDFDAPNIPNEPRDASAAACTASALYELSTYIPGKNYKETADKIMENLGSPAYRAEVGTNGNFILMHSVGSIPHGAEIDVPLNYADYYFLEGIMRKRDLESNKKLF
- a CDS encoding PaaI family thioesterase produces the protein MTPQEFFKKDLFAEQTGVELLEVREGYSKARLVITENHLNAGRRTQGGAIFTLADLALAAAANSHGALAFSLSSNITFLRASGPGDTLYAEARERYIGRTTGYYQIDITNQDGKLIATFESSVFRKGDPLPFKV